The following is a genomic window from Mesorhizobium shangrilense.
ATTCACGCCTCATTCAACCGCATTCCACGGTATCCGATGTCGACTGCGTCTTTGACATTCGGCACTTGCATAACGGCGACTGAGCCTGACCGGATCCTATGACCCAATCTACGAGGCGGCCCTCGTCGGGGAACCGCTGGGGCTTGTGTCGAGACGATCGGGCACCGCATCGATGACTGTAAATGTTCCACGTCTGAACTTGGGTGCAGACCGCAAACAAACTCCAATGAGAATCATCACGAGGGTGTCGTGTCCTTCATTCGCGAAACATGCGAAACACGGGCCAAGTGGGCGACCCAGCTGATAGCTCGCCGATCCACGTGATGCTCGTCGATAGCCGGAAGCCTAAAAGGCTGTGCCATCAGAAGGTTGGCAAGCCGGTCTCTCCCGTGATGACCATCCTGACGCAACAGGAACTGCGCCCTCCGAATCGCCCAGTTCCCGAGGCAAAAAAACTCTATCCGATGTTAGACATACAAAAAAGCGGCCCGGTGTGACGACTTTCAGCGTAACCAGCCGAAAGCCACACCGTAATCCGCGGCTCGAACTTGACACGATCAAGCGTGATCATGCTCTTAAATTTTCGGACATTGGGGTTAGTATAGAGCTTCGTCTTGACGAAGACGTCGAAGGCTTCGCATCCTCGACCGCCACGATCAGACGAAATCGGCGTCGCCCGTGACCATATAGCATTGGATAACATCCCTGGCTGCCCGCATCGCGCGCTTGAATCATCGACAAGGTCCAGACGTTCGGGGTCAAGCTCTACTGTGACGACAACGGCAAGCGATTTGCAAAGAGCCTTCGGATCCACGAGCGAGATATCCGCGACGATCACGCCCTCCGCACGCAACTTGTTCACTCGGCGCATGCATGAGGCGGCCGAAGAACCGACGAGCTCCGCGAGTTCGGCAAAGGAAAGCCGATTGCTCCTTTGCACTTCTGTAAGGATTCTTCGATCTAGGTCGTCCACCGTGCGATGCCGACTATTTTGAAGATTTTATAATCACCTTTTAACGATCGATAAATTTGCGCAACATTTATTGCAATTCACTCGGCTAACTGAAACAGACAGGGCGTTTTTTTGGTCCGGCATGGAGTGCGCGCCCCTCTGAATCAACCCAGGCAGCATTAATCCGCTCGACGATGACCTACCCCTCATTGACTTTCGGTGGGCCGACCTTGGTGTTGCGGGCGGCTTCCGTCATCCGGGAGAGGAATTCTTCATAGAGAGGCCGCGCAACGAGGATCCTGCTGGGCGCGTTGCAGCTCTGTCCCGTGCACTCTCGCAGTTAAGTGCCGAGGGCGCTGCGCGGCTGAAGGCCGGCTGGAACG
Proteins encoded in this region:
- a CDS encoding Lrp/AsnC family transcriptional regulator; translation: MDDLDRRILTEVQRSNRLSFAELAELVGSSAASCMRRVNKLRAEGVIVADISLVDPKALCKSLAVVVTVELDPERLDLVDDSSARCGQPGMLSNAIWSRATPISSDRGGRGCEAFDVFVKTKLYTNPNVRKFKSMITLDRVKFEPRITVWLSAGYAESRHTGPLFCMSNIG
- a CDS encoding aldehyde dehydrogenase family protein; translation: MRECTGQSCNAPSRILVARPLYEEFLSRMTEAARNTKVGPPKVNEG